From one Microlunatus sp. Gsoil 973 genomic stretch:
- a CDS encoding peroxiredoxin-like family protein, producing MAGTPIADEVSDSFGNRDSDGPFAQEQAALAKREPTLAAVGTAFPDAKLLSATGEPVTLVDTLAGRPGVIIFYRGAWCPYCNVALNRYRADLAEPLHARGISLVAISPQRPDGSMTMQEKHNLKFPVLSDPGNQLARLLGILTEPSAESRQAQLDHGLDLTEVNADGTTTLPMPTTAIVDSEYLLRWIDVHPDYATRTEPGQILNALAELGL from the coding sequence ATGGCAGGAACACCGATCGCCGACGAGGTCTCCGACTCGTTCGGGAACCGTGACAGCGATGGCCCGTTCGCGCAGGAGCAGGCCGCTCTGGCCAAGCGGGAACCGACCCTCGCGGCAGTCGGAACTGCGTTTCCCGACGCCAAGTTGCTGTCCGCGACCGGCGAACCGGTCACCCTCGTCGACACCTTGGCCGGTCGGCCGGGCGTGATCATCTTCTATCGTGGCGCCTGGTGTCCGTACTGCAACGTTGCGCTGAACCGCTACCGCGCGGATCTTGCCGAACCGCTGCATGCCCGCGGGATCAGTCTGGTCGCGATCAGTCCGCAGCGGCCGGACGGCTCCATGACGATGCAGGAGAAGCACAACCTGAAGTTCCCGGTGTTGTCCGATCCGGGCAATCAGCTCGCCCGTCTGCTGGGCATCCTGACCGAGCCCTCGGCAGAGAGTCGTCAGGCCCAACTCGACCACGGCCTGGACCTGACCGAGGTCAACGCCGATGGCACAACTACGCTGCCGATGCCGACGACGGCGATCGTGGACAGCGAGTACCTGCTGCGCTGGATCGATGTCCATCCGGACTACGCGACGCGGACCGAGCCCGGACAGATCCTGAACGCACTGGCCGAGCTCGGTCTGTGA